The DNA sequence CCGCGGCGCCACCCGAGAGCGGGTCGCGCACGTTCGCCAGGTTTGCGTTCCGATAGGCTCGCGCGCGGTAGTTCTCGGGGTTGAGCGGGTCGAGCTGCTTCAGCATCTGGGTGTAGACGGGGAAGCCGGGCACCTCGGTGCCGTCCGGCCGCCACGCGTTCACCTCGCCGTTGCCGTTGGGGACGATCAGGTCGAGCTCGTGCTTGCCCTCGAGATCGGCGTAGGTCGGGGCGGCGTCGCCGTCGGCCCTGTCGACGTTCTTCGGGTAGCCCGGCATCAGATCGGGGTCGTGGCGCAGGCCGACGCTGCGCCGATCCTCGGCCTTGAGGCCGTTGGCGTCATTCGCGCGCAGCCGGATGGTCAGGGTGTACTGCTCCGCACCGTCGGGCTGCAGGGTGATGAGGGGCGTGTGGGTGTAGAAGCTCGGCGGGACCTGGCTCAGATCGACGGTTCCCAGCTTCCCCGCGATGCCGGTGCGTACGGTCCCGCGGGCCACGGTGTGGAAGTCGCTGTCGGCGGGGTCGGCGCCGAGCGCCCACTCGAGCACGTAGCTGACCGAGCCGCCGGAGTTGAACCGCGAGCGGGCGAAGCTGCCGTCAACCTCGAGCTTCGGCGTCACCGTGGGGTCGACGTAGAAGTACCACTGCGGGGCGGTGATATCTGCGGTGGGCGGGATGTGCCCCGCCATGACCATCGCCGTCGCCGCGCCCACGTCCGGCCGCCCGTAGCCGTACTGCGTGGACCAGTTGGTGTGGGTGGCGTCGGTGGCGCTGTTCGGGTTGCCCGGCCACTGCGGCTGCTTCGTCCCGGGCGGCGCCCCGGGGCCCAGGGGCTGCGGCGGCAGGGCGTTCGGGATGATCGGCTGGGCGGTGTCCATCAGCACCTGCTTGATCTCGTTCGGGGTGAGCCGATCGAAGCCCGGGACCAGGCCGCTGTCCCGGAGGTTGAGCGCGGCCGACTGCACCATCGCCAGGATCCCGGCCTGGAAGGGTGTTGCGCCCGAGGTCGTGTACTCGCCCCCCGAGAAGACGTTGTGGGTGCCGTAGCTGGTGATGTTGCTGCGGGAACGGAACCAGCTGGTGGTGCTCCCGGTCAGGTCCATGGCCGCCGAGTTGCCGGGCAGAGCGTGATCCCAGAGCATCCCGTCGGTGTGGTCCATGGAGTCGAAGTCGTTGGAGTCGAGCGACATCACGACGCCGTGGTCGTAGGCGTAGTTGATGGCGTCCTGCACGAACCGGCTGTAGGTGTAGTTGACGACCACCGAGCTGACCGCAGTCACGCCGATGTCAGCTGCGTAGAGGAGCCCTTCGGCCCATTTGTCAGAGCGGCCGAGCGCCTCCGCGCCGGTCTTGATCGGCACCACCCGGCAGCGGGGGCAGAGGCCAACGCCGGCGTAGCCGTTGTCGGGGACGCCGACCAGGAGTGACTGCAGGCCGGGGGCGTGGCCGTAGGCCATGTCCTCGGTCTGCGGGTCATTGTTGTTGCGGTCGGCGTTCCAGCCGTTGATGTCGTTGGGATAGCCGTTACCGTCGTTGTCGAAACGGCCCCCAGCAGGACACTGCGTGATCTGACCCTTTTGGATCCGGCAGTGGCCGAAGACAGCGATGAGGTCTTCGGGGGACAGGTAGGGCGTCCGCGTTCCCCGCACGTTGACGGCGTTCAGGTATTGATGCTGGCCGCTCGCGACGCAGTTGCGGCTGGTGCCCTCCACGTCGATGGCCAGTCCGCCCCCTTGGGCGACCGGGGTGTCGGATGCTACGCCCGCGGGGCAGGATGGGTTGACGCGCGGGTCGTGCGCGTAGTCCCGGATGTCGGCGCGGCCGTTGCCGTCGAGGTCGTAGCAGTTGGGCCAGGCCAGGCTGGTCCCGTCGGCGCGCTCCGGGCAGGGTAGCTCTCCCTTGTTCAGCCATTCGTTGTCGAGGGCGTCCTTGATCGCGTCGGAGCTGTAATTGACGCCGCCTTCCATGTAGGCGATCAGGATGTCGTCGCGTCCAACGTTGCCCTGGGCCCAGGCGCCCGTGAAGTCGACCCCGGACATGTGGTTGGGGTCGAAGGCGGCCGCTGCCCAGCAGGGCAGCCCGCCGTCGGGGTGATGAACGATCGGGAAGGGGCATGGATACTGCGTATCGGAGAGTGCGCCGAACATGTCCCACTGGTCAGCGCTCGGGTCGGAGTAACAGTCCGAGGTGAAGGTGGCCGCGTTCTCGCAGGGCGCGAAGTCGGGGTCGTTGGGCGGCGTCTGCGGCCAGGCGGCGTGGGCGGCCACCGGTGGCATGAAGAGACCGGCCAAAAGGATGGCAAGCGACGAGAGCAGTCTTCTTACCACCTCAAGTTCCGTGGCGGCGTTGCCCCCGCACCGTCTGCAGGAGCTGCGGCGGCGGCACCGCCAGCCGTGCCCCGAGCTGCCCGAAGAAGTTCGACAGCTCGCCCGCGGCCTGGGCGATCAGCTCGGCGACGCGCCCAAAGGCAGATGGCGCCAGCTCAAACACGCGCCGGTTCTCTTGCCGGCCGTCACCGAAGCGGCAAATCCACTCATCGTTGACCTGCTCCAACAGCAGTACGTGTGTGCCCGTTAGGCGCTCCACCACGATCTGACCTTGCTTCATGTGATGCTCCCCCTGGGTTGCTAGCAGGTTGGTGCTCATCGGCCCCTCCCTTCATCACGGCCGCCCGCGTTCTAGGACCCGCGTCCAGATGAACGGCGGGCTCTCCGCTCCTCGTGCCTCGGCCTGGTATACGCGGTCGAGCATCCGCTCGGGCATCGCAATCCCGAACTCCACGCCGAGCGTGATCGCCAGCTCGACCGGATAAGCTGCGAGATCCTTGGTTAACGATACCTCCGGTGCAAGGTGGCCGACACCCGTGCGGAGACAGTCGGCAACGAGATGTCGAACCCGCGGCGCCGCGAACTCGTACGTACGCAACCACCCCTCTGACCCACCAGGAGCGAGCGGTCCGTGGACCACGACAAACGTGGGTCGAATTGGCTCTTGGAAAACAGATTAGTAGCACGGATGCTGCGGGCGGCGGCAATCCCCGAAACAGGTGAATACCCCGAGACCCGTGGAGGTTTTTTGGCACAGGAGACAAGGGGTGGGCCGGGACGGAGGTGGTGGAGGGGCTCAGGAGAACCGGCACAAACTCGCCCCGCCCGGGGGCGAGCGCTTGCGATCCTCTCGGGGTTTGATGGTGAACGTCCAGCCAGTCGCCAACACGAGCGGTCGGCCGCGCCGTTGATTGCAAAATGATTGCAACGGTGGCAAAGAGATGGCATGGGCGTTCAGATCACGATTCGGGACGTTCCGGAGGAGGTGCGCGACGAGCTGGCGAGCCGCGCCGCGCGCGAGCGGAAGTCGATGCAGGAGTATCTGAAGGAGGAGCTCGAGCGGCTTGCCGCCCGTCCGTCCATCCACGCGTGGCTCGAGCGCGTCAGCGAGCGCAAGCATGCCGCGAACCGCCGGGTGGCCCGCAAGGAGATCCTAAGACATCGGGATGCCGACCGGCGGTGAGCGCCGTGGTGGATGCGTCGGTGCTCGTGGCTGCGACGGTGGACGCGGGCGCCGAGGGCTCTTGGGCCGAGCGAGTGCTGGCGCAGGGAAACATCGTCGCGCCGCATCTCGTCCTGGTCGAGGCGACGAACATCTTGCGTCGCCTCGAGCGCTTCAAGCGGCTGACCGGCCTCGAGGCCACGGCCGCGCAGAAGGACCTCTGCACGCTCGAGCTGTCGCTCGTTCCCTTCGAGGCGTTCGCCGAACGCGTCTGGCAGCTCCGCCGCATTGTCAGCAGCTACGATGCCTGGTACGTAGCGGTCGCCGAGGCGCTCGATCTGCCGCTTGCGACCCTCGATCGACGACTGAGTCGAGCGCCGGGTCCGTCGTGCCGCTTCTGGTTACCGCCGCGCCCGTGAGGATGCTCGCTCACCCGTTGCGCGGAGCGCAGCACGCCTTCCGCACCTCGGCCCACCTCGCCCGCGACAGCGACTCGGCGAAGCGTTCGGCCTCGGCGGCGGCGACTTCCGCGCGTCGTGCCTCCCGGACGCGGGCGAGGCCGCGCTCCGCCCACCCTCCTTCGACGCGTCATTCATCGATCGCCTGGTAGGCCGAGGTCCAGAAATCGACGTAGGTCCCGGAGGCACCCGGGAAGCCCGCGCGCTGCGTCATCAGGATCGCGACCATGTCCTCGGCGGGATCCGAGGCCCACGAGGTGCCGTAGCCGCCATCCCAACCGAACCGTCCCGGCACCGAGGACACGTCGTCGCGCCGCGTGACGATCGAGACGCCGAATCCCCAGCCACGGTTGTCCCAGTAGTCGCTGCCGAAGGAGTCGGAGACCGCCTTCTGCGCGGCTGTCAGCTGATCGGTCGTCATGGTCTCGACCGAGAGCCTGGAGAGGATGCGCTCGCGTCCGTAGCGCCCCTTGTCCAGCAGCATCTGGCCGAAGGCGAGGTAGTCGTCGACCGTCGACACCAGCCCGGCACCGCCGTCGGGAAAAGCGGGCGGACGACTCCACTGGCTATCCGCGACGCCATCGTGGAGCTCGAGCGCACCGGTCTGGGGGTGCGGCCAGTAGCTCGGCGCGAGCCGGTCGAGCTTCTCGGGCGGCACGCTGAAGCTCGTGTCCCTCATGCCGAGCGGCGCGAAGATGCGCTCGCGGAAGAACGCCTCCAGCGGCTGGCCCGCGGCCCGCGCGATCAGCACGCCGAGCACGTAGGACCCCGTGTTGTACATCCACTTCTCGCCCGGTTGGTGCATCAACGGCAGCGTGCCCAGCCGGCGCATCCACTCGTCGGGGTCGTACGGTGCCGCGACGTTCGGCGGCCCGAAGCCGACGACCTGGAGCTCGTTCAGCGCCTTCTGGATCGGGTAGTCCGCCGAAGGCTCCATGATGATGCCGAGGCCGAGGCGGAAGGTCAGCAGGTCGCGCAGGGTGATCGCCCGGTGCGCCGGCACGGTGTCGCCCAGAGGGGCGTCGAGACGCTTCAGCACCTTGCGGTCGGCGAGCTCGGGCAAGAGGCGATCGACGGGCTCGTCGAGGCGAAGCTTGCACTCCTCGACCAGGATCATGGCCGCGACGGCGGTGACGGGCTTGGTCATCGAGGTGATGCGGAAGATGGTGTCGCGCCGCATCGGCTCGGCGCCGCCCACGGCCTTCGTGCCGATCGCGTCGACGTGGACCTCGCCATGCCGGCGGAGCGCGGTCACGATCCCGGGCGCTTCGCCCTGCGCGACGTGGCGCGCCATGACGTCGTGCATACGGCCGAGCCGGATCCGCGAGAATCCACCTGATCGCGACATGCGATCCTCGTCAGCCCCGCGTCCTCGATGAATAGAAGTGCAGCGGCTTGTCCTGGTCATCGACCATCACGCTGTTCAGCTCGATCTTCATCGCGATTGCCTCCTGTCCTGTCCGGGGGCCACGTGCCAGGGCGTCCTCGGAGCGCCCCTTTCTCGCTGCCGCCGACTTGCTCACTCCTCGACGAACGCTCTCAGCCTCGCGAGCACACCGTCCCACTGTCGCGAGATTCGATCGAGGTATCGGCGCGCCTCTTCGAGCCGTCGCGGCTCCAACTCCCAGATGCGTTGCCGCCGGCGTCCGGGGCGCCTGCTGCGCACGAGACCCGCGGCGGCGAGCGCATGAAGGTGCTTCGTGACGGCCTGACGCGTGACGGCGACGCCGGCGCTCAGGCGTACGATGGGCAACGGCCCTTCCGTGCAGAGCCGGGCGACGAGCCGCAGACGCGTCTCGTCCCCGAGCGCCGCGAAGACCGGTGCGGCACCCACAAGGCCGGCGCTCGCCACACTAGGCTGGCGAGACATGGCGCTGGATGTTGAGCATCTGCTCTGCCCAGCCGCGGTCGTTCATCCGGAAGGCCTCCGCCCGGCGCCCGCTCGGGAGTCGGTCAAAACCGGACTCGACGACGGTCAGCAGCGTGCCGCCCGTCGCCTCTTCCAGGCGAAACTCGACGAGGGTCGTCGGCTCCGCGGAATAGTCCACGTCGGCGCTGACCGCGTACGGGTGCCAGCGGTAGGAGAACAGCCGCTCGGGGTCCATGCGCTCGATCAGGATCTCCATCGTCACGTGCTCGTATCCCGGATGCGTGATCCTGCCCCGGAGGGTCGCGCCCTCAGCGAAGGCGCCCTCGAGCTTCACGCGGAACCACGCGCCGAACTCCCGGGCATCGGTGAGCGCGCGCCAGACTCGCGATCTGGGTGCGCGTAGGAGAATGGCCTTCTCGATACGGTCAGTGCTCGTCATGGTGGGCAACCTCCTGGTTGCCGTCATACGACGGCTCTCCGGTCAAGGCAACCCACGGGTTGCGTTGGTCCGCGTACGCGTTCTGACCCAGAATGCCTCGATCTGCGTGAGACATTCGCCGGGGCGTTTCCGCTTCGAGCGAAGGGCGGCAGCGACCGGCTCTGGCGTGCGGACACAGGGGCCTTGACGGGTGACAAAACGGTCACGCATACGCGCGGGGTGAAGGCAGTGTTCCGGGCCCTTGCCGCCCCGCCGCGCCGGAGGCTGCTCGACGAGCTGTTCAAGGAAGACGGGCAGACGCTCAGGGCGCTCGAGCGGCGGTTGCCGATGACGCGCTTCGGCGTGATGAAGCACCTGCGGGTGCTCGAGGAGGCCGGCCTCGTGGTCACGAAGAAGCGCGGGCGCGAGAAGCTGCACTTCCTCAACCCCGTTCCGATCCGGCTCGTCCACGACCGCTGGGTGAGCAAGTACGCCGAGCCGTGGGCCGCGACCCTGAGCGGGCTCAAGCACAGATTGGAGGACAGGACGATGGAGAAGGTGTTCGAGATATACATCAAGGCGACCCCAGAGCGTCTCTGGGAGGCGATCACCAACACCGAGATGCGGCGCAAGTACAATTTTGGCGCGGGCGTCGAGTCAGATTGGACGCCCGGCTCCCGGTACCAGGGCGTCAGCCCGCTGGCGCCCACCGCGATCTGGGAGGGCGAGAACCTGGAGGTCGATCCGCCGCGCCGGCTCGTCCAGAGCTTCAGGGCCCTCTGGAGCGAGGACGTGAAGCGCGAGGGGACCTCGAGGGTCACGTGGGAGATCGAGGCGGTCGGCGATTCATGCCGGCTGACCGTGACCCACGACCAGCTGCGCGAGGACGCCAACGCCGAGCTCTACGGCGGTTGGATGATGATCCTCTCCGGGCTGAAGACGCTGCTCGAAACCGGGCAGTTGCTCACGACGCCGGGATCGCTGCGATTTGTTCCGGCGATGGTGCGCCATTCGTAAGCCGCGAAACCGGCTCCTCGAGACTCTGGCGGGCCTGATCGACGCTCCGCTGCATGTCGCCGCGCCTCGGTCGGACTGCCGGCATGGCGATCATCGCAGGGGCCGTTCGGGTCGAGCACGCAGGCCGGCTCGACCGGCAATA is a window from the Deltaproteobacteria bacterium genome containing:
- a CDS encoding vanillate O-demethylase oxidoreductase VanB, coding for MTSTDRIEKAILLRAPRSRVWRALTDAREFGAWFRVKLEGAFAEGATLRGRITHPGYEHVTMEILIERMDPERLFSYRWHPYAVSADVDYSAEPTTLVEFRLEEATGGTLLTVVESGFDRLPSGRRAEAFRMNDRGWAEQMLNIQRHVSPA
- a CDS encoding ArsR family transcriptional regulator, with product MKAVFRALAAPPRRRLLDELFKEDGQTLRALERRLPMTRFGVMKHLRVLEEAGLVVTKKRGREKLHFLNPVPIRLVHDRWVSKYAEPWAATLSGLKHRLEDRTMEKVFEIYIKATPERLWEAITNTEMRRKYNFGAGVESDWTPGSRYQGVSPLAPTAIWEGENLEVDPPRRLVQSFRALWSEDVKREGTSRVTWEIEAVGDSCRLTVTHDQLREDANAELYGGWMMILSGLKTLLETGQLLTTPGSLRFVPAMVRHS
- a CDS encoding type II toxin-antitoxin system VapC family toxin; the protein is MARARQRAQACREPPGGPQGDPKTSGCRPAVSAVVDASVLVAATVDAGAEGSWAERVLAQGNIVAPHLVLVEATNILRRLERFKRLTGLEATAAQKDLCTLELSLVPFEAFAERVWQLRRIVSSYDAWYVAVAEALDLPLATLDRRLSRAPGPSCRFWLPPRP
- a CDS encoding helix-turn-helix transcriptional regulator — translated: MSRQPSVASAGLVGAAPVFAALGDETRLRLVARLCTEGPLPIVRLSAGVAVTRQAVTKHLHALAAAGLVRSRRPGRRRQRIWELEPRRLEEARRYLDRISRQWDGVLARLRAFVEE
- a CDS encoding beta-lactamase family protein; the encoded protein is MSRSGGFSRIRLGRMHDVMARHVAQGEAPGIVTALRRHGEVHVDAIGTKAVGGAEPMRRDTIFRITSMTKPVTAVAAMILVEECKLRLDEPVDRLLPELADRKVLKRLDAPLGDTVPAHRAITLRDLLTFRLGLGIIMEPSADYPIQKALNELQVVGFGPPNVAAPYDPDEWMRRLGTLPLMHQPGEKWMYNTGSYVLGVLIARAAGQPLEAFFRERIFAPLGMRDTSFSVPPEKLDRLAPSYWPHPQTGALELHDGVADSQWSRPPAFPDGGAGLVSTVDDYLAFGQMLLDKGRYGRERILSRLSVETMTTDQLTAAQKAVSDSFGSDYWDNRGWGFGVSIVTRRDDVSSVPGRFGWDGGYGTSWASDPAEDMVAILMTQRAGFPGASGTYVDFWTSAYQAIDE